CCAATTCGGCGAAATATTTACAAAGCCAAATGGACCGGTGTTACTTCCCCCAACGCCTCCACAGCCAACAACGACATCAGCACCACCCCCACCCGCAGTTCCACTGGAACATTCCCACCATGAACACCACCACGGGCATGAAGTATCGGAAATGGAGCTACAATCGTATCTCAAAGATCATCCAGAAACGTGGGTACCTCCGGGATACGGCAAAGATAGATCGGACTGGATCGCACCGAACTCCTACAATCCATATCAGAAACATCGCATTAGCCCTattaatgattcatacaaacgaCGCAACCAGACGAATTTCAATCGCATGGGGAGAGCTGCTGATGGTTTAAGTGATAACGATTTTTTAGTAGAGGAAGATACGCACAACATCAGCCAACATCGCGATTGGGAAAGTTTTTATCATTACCGCGAAAGGCGAGATTTGTATCATGCCATGGAACATGCTTTAGGGAAAAGGTATGTAGTATTGAGCGGCAGTGTGTAACAGTTCTGCTAATGCAATCGCTCTATCGATTTCCAGCCACCGGTTGCAGATAAAACATGCGTTTTGCGAACCATATGTGAAGCACGAAATCTACTCCGTCCAAAGAAAAGTCCATGATTGTGGAAATGGCCAGGCTTATGTTCAGGTTGGTCATGGTTCAGTTCTGTGATTGGTGGAAGTCCTAACGGTTCGAATGTGTTATTTATTTGCAGTGTTCCATTAAAAGATGACCTTCAAGATGACTACAGTGAAGCGATGAGACATGACAATTTGGATTGTACAGCTGTTTATGGCGACAAATGCGCCGTGAGTATTTTGTCGATGCTTCTGTTCGGAAAGTTTGAACCTTCGTTCGAATAAACTAatatattcaaaaaaatatatattcagGTTTTTTACTGCTTGGCTACTATATTGATTGAGATTCATGTGCCCTAACGTAAGGTGGGGCCGTCTCAGCCTCACTTCTGCTCCTGAACCTCTGATGCTATCggcgcacataggggtatttcaccattctagccggaataaagttaaattttcaaaattgtcctagagcagtCCAAATATGTCTCAAACTTCTCTGAACAGTAGACGAGCTACTCTTAGTACTAGGTTTTCTATTTAGATATAAAGTTTTACCACTACACTTCTAGAAAATTAAAGGTTTTTCATTGAGGAAATTATTGGTTTcctctgttgaatttgattacgttCGGTATGTTCTATTGTGGTCAAATATTTGGCACAGCAATCCACAGATCAGTACGTATCATAAAAAAGTTGGCAAAATAGTATCATGTGAACATGTTTTTGACAAGAATaaatgattctgaacagaaatacaaaagagtaattcgaagtccattttcgagctaaaactagttaatgttactcatattttcaataagcataaaacacttattcgatgatattcggtaatatttcagtatagagaggacgcatttatgtctatattttaggataccgaagaaaaatcttgcgcaaatttgcgccattttgaaagcggATGTTTTTAGTTTGGTACTGTATTTAGGGCATTTATGACCTATATCATACATTTAACCTTCCTATGAAAAGAGAAAGAGTCATAAGGCAGTTTCCATGACACCATCTTTTAGCTCTATGTTTCCCCTTGCAAACACATAGAGTTGAGCTGATTTCGGTAGAAGCGATGACGAGaacgaattaattgaaattaccAATGTTTTTCAAGGTTTTAAAGGCACATGGGTCAAAaggtgaaaattaagaaaactgatatttcagctaaactatcatcacagtatcataaaataaggtgaaatatagcagtttgagagttgaaataatttattccggctggattgcgaaaatacccctatgtgcggcGTCTGGTGACAACAACGATAGAATTTTAGTGCGTTCACGTATTTGCCTGTTATCCCCAGGGAGAGAAGGCGGAACAGTGAAGCCCTACGCTGTCATGTGCAACACCTGGATCTGGTTCTAAAATTTTAACAACAGTGTTAACTCTACCACCATTTTGTTATGGCgaagcaatttttatgcacacctTTTTTTCGATAGTTTATCAAAACCAAACACTCATTCATGCAACAATGTAAAGATGTGGTAtgcttcccaagtaacaatttccatgcttcttggatttatctaattcttattgcggacttatGGCAGCAATCACGaagctgattgctcagttttattggcgctcttattgctatcaataaacctcccataaatatgctgaaaaatgcttcaaacgtcaaatgcctattgactatatgaacagatctatggtagtgattaagagcgtaataaatccaattttcaacgctcgaataaagctacaatttttggtcataatgtggtcaaatgaattacccccataagaatgtttgtattgcgaagagtttatgacggtgttttataaaagcaatttttttctgatcaaattccatgatggccatattgaaaacggaaaagcatttcgcagtcagtgaaatatatcactgaaatgcatgatttaatgaaattttcacCGCTCATCATACTTTttccgataaataattttattaattaatagtATGGGCAAAatactaatcgatttagtggacatcctagatgttgtggtaatcaatattctcgatttatttccctgaactacgttatatgaccggcgcgtggtgttcaaccttatttttttcacaacatttgaccataaaatcggaagcgcacttcttttcaatggtactgaatcgaaaaaacaacctgaaataaaatattattttgttgtcatcatcataattttcatcaacaatccattttgttattatttttctgcaaagatttgtttctctttttttaatgcaacattttgacggctgccgcagccaaattcccttttttgcgggtggtttaaaaagggtttctaaatgctcttataataggtttatagcgGTTATCTGGAGAGGGTCACTTGGCAAtgtcttactcttatagtggtcatcagaaggttgccgtgtattacacggttttattgttagatcttataaattgatcttgaaaaccattcttagaccggaataaaacttaaaatgttacttgggttgagAAACCTGCTTAACCTTCTGTTTGTggtcaaaaaaacttacgttgtttcccaagtaacatttcaagttttattccgctctagaaatggttttcaagatcgaattacaagagctgacaataaaacccattactacaggattaccttctgatgaccactataagagtaagatatgtccaaatggccctctctagattaccactataaacctcttataagagtatataaaatccgtttcaagccgcccgcaaaagggaatttggctgcggcagctgtcaaaatttgctttgaaaaagagaaacaaaatcttgcaaacaaataataacaaactaaagtgttgatggaaatcatgatgaggatgactacaaaataatactttttaaagtttttacaatgtactttcatggaaatgaggtgcgcgctcgatttcatggtgaaagctagtgcaaaaatgagattaagcactacgcgcccgcaaaataatatagttttgggcaatgaatttaaaattattataatatcAATAACGTAAATCTTCACTAAACTAATTGATATTACACCCAGATATGTTTCTTTTTAAATATCCTTTACCAAAAACGTGTCTTTTGCGGCGAAAACACCGTCTAATCataaattccagtgataaattccactgacttgaagatggtaccccatttccaatatggccatcatagatttcgatcagaaaaatgttgctcttattaagcaccgttataaaccctttgcaatgtaaatattcttattggggttattcatttgacaacattacgacccaaaattatggctttgatcaagctttgaaaattggacttattatgctcttcgttacaaccgtagagctgcttttaagaccagtcggcatttgacgtttgaagtttttcgaacagatttattagaggtttattgatagcaattgGCGATCTaataaatctgagcaactagccatggtgactgctgtCATAAAACCGctataagaaataaataaatctaacaagcatgaaaattgttacttgggttgtgctctggggtcaaattgatcccaaattgaaatttctataaattttttaatgtttggccaattttggagtTTTTGAGCTGTTTCAAAAcataatttaatcatttttaaGGTCGATACCTAAAATTGATCATAGGTGGGCGGGAACCTCGTGGAGAGGGGTTTCCGTGGAAAAGGATACAAGAACAgatttttatgcttattttgcTTTTATCTGAAAattctacccattttgaactgcagcttttcaaaaaggttatgcaggaaggcgtgtgctttgacatgaggcattgattagccTAGAACTTGGCCGCTAGGTGGTGATATATTTCTAacttaagatattccgatatgtGGAATTTCCGACATTGTAAATATTcctatcgcacaaatttgaaatttgtaaaaaatatgTCTTTAGCAAACTTTATCTGGTGGGAACGGACTGTCTTGTAACGGAAAAATATTGGGAATTTCACAATTAGGCAGCGCTTGTGTGCTTGCAACATTCTTACATGTGTGAAACATTGCACTATGgaccaggatacagatttacgcggaaagatgcattttacgccaaaactatattttttaggaaaaactgttgttctagaaaattgtttgaaatagtaaggccatcgtTATGGTTCTTCCAAAAAATAGAGTGGCCCATCAcatgaaaaaaattagaaaatatttttttatttctcggaatattgacatgttatgttctataaagttgtagcgcagctttttctaatcaattttgacaaaaaaaactttttctgtagctcttatgttagctgatttagagcaattttacctaattggattagggtgtaccgtcgtcgggggtgacaatgggtgaaatgggggtgagaatgggtcactgtttcaagtacttagaatgcatgtagaatagattgaatgtatctgagggcaagaagactaaaatataagagacctttttgaaccattttgctaTCCGGGAATTCTATATATATGGAtagcaaaatggttcaaaaaggTGTGttgtttttcatatgatgagccaccctattttttagaacaaccataatgatggccttaccaTTTCAAAcagttttgtagaacaacagttttttctaaaaaatatagttttggcgtaaaatgcatctttccgcgtaaatctgtatcctggtcCATAGTGAAATGTTTCACACATGCAAGAATGTTGCAAGCACACAAGCGCTGCCTAATTGTGAAATCCCCCTATtccctccaggctgccggtgagagcgatgaccccccagacccattgtcacccccgatggcggtacctaaaaaaaaacagtatttttgatttactttttttgttttagatttctcgtcttgaaaaagtcgtcttcaggtgacttttagagctcgaaaaaatgcaacttttgatgggtaaatatgctcaatatctttatccgatcaaaagttataatcgtttttctgtcaaaattacatttttttcataagttgatatctccggttagggcagacccaaaaaatatatttacacggcatttgaaagagaaattattattctttattttgttaaaaaattggggatatgttatttttttatctcaagttttatcaattttactaaaatcatgttttttcaaataaattaatataactcgacaaccgaagaagatacagacgataatcttatagcaaaacacgcgttttgaaaagccccaaaagtctacAGAAGATAAAATTTATGGAACTTGAGATAGAAAAATAACATATACCCaatttttttacataataaagaatattaatttttttttcatatgccgtgtgaatatattttttttggtctgccctaaccggagatatcaacttatgaaaaaaaaaatgtaatttttacagaaaaacgattataacttttgatcggagaaatatattgagcatatttacccatcaaaagttgcattttttcgagctctaaaagtcacctaaagacgactttttcgagaaatctaaaacaaaaaaagtagataaaaaaatactgcttttgaggtacaccctaatctaattaggtaaaattgctttaaatcagccgacttaagagctacagaaaaagttttttgtaaaattgattggaataagctgcgctacaactttgtagaacataacatgtcaatattctgagaaataaaaaaaaaatctaattttttttatatgatgggccaccctattttttggtagaaccataatgatggccttactatttcgaacaatttagtAGAAGAACAgtctttttttctaaaaatatagttttggcgtaaaattcatctttccgcgtaaatctgtatcctggaccatagtgcattgctGTAGCTTGAGATCCTTCGTAAagacacccaagttgtattcg
The nucleotide sequence above comes from Armigeres subalbatus isolate Guangzhou_Male chromosome 3, GZ_Asu_2, whole genome shotgun sequence. Encoded proteins:
- the LOC134223029 gene encoding uncharacterized protein LOC134223029; the protein is MTLSRGKRFLLFPRNALLLVTIAAAKILIFRYPAASYGLIEWDLLYPLPDYTNRITQFQFGEIFTKPNGPVLLPPTPPQPTTTSAPPPPAVPLEHSHHEHHHGHEVSEMELQSYLKDHPETWVPPGYGKDRSDWIAPNSYNPYQKHRISPINDSYKRRNQTNFNRMGRAADGLSDNDFLVEEDTHNISQHRDWESFYHYRERRDLYHAMEHALGKSHRLQIKHAFCEPYVKHEIYSVQRKVHDCGNGQAYVQVGHGSVL